A part of Saccharicrinis carchari genomic DNA contains:
- a CDS encoding CvfB family protein: MAEIGKYNVLKVVKDLDFGLYLDGGEELGEILIPRRYVPVNCTVGNELEVFIYLDSEDRLIATTEMPEATVGEFAFLEAVSVSKVGAFLNWGLPKDLLVPFREQKMDIEKGKKYVVYIYLDDESRRIAGSTKIEKFLDNLPPNYHVGQQVDLMVFNQSELGYKAIVNGMHTGIIYDNEVFRNLKKGEKIKGYIKKVREDDKIDLVLEKPGYGKVDGIAQALLERLKKANGFIDITDKSPADEIARRLGISKKNFKKAVGALYKQKIITIEAGGIRLLE, encoded by the coding sequence ATGGCAGAAATAGGCAAGTATAATGTTTTAAAGGTAGTGAAAGATTTGGACTTTGGTCTGTATTTAGATGGGGGAGAAGAGCTGGGCGAAATATTGATTCCCAGGAGATACGTACCCGTAAATTGCACCGTGGGTAACGAGCTGGAGGTGTTTATTTATTTAGATTCGGAAGATAGGCTGATTGCCACCACCGAAATGCCCGAAGCAACCGTAGGAGAATTTGCTTTTCTCGAAGCCGTGTCGGTGAGTAAGGTGGGTGCCTTTTTAAACTGGGGATTACCTAAGGACTTACTGGTTCCTTTTCGCGAACAGAAGATGGATATAGAAAAAGGGAAAAAGTATGTGGTGTACATTTATCTCGACGACGAAAGCCGTAGGATTGCAGGATCAACAAAAATAGAAAAGTTTTTAGATAACCTGCCTCCAAATTATCATGTGGGCCAGCAGGTGGATTTGATGGTGTTTAATCAATCGGAACTGGGTTATAAAGCCATTGTTAACGGTATGCACACCGGTATTATCTACGACAACGAAGTTTTCCGCAACTTAAAAAAAGGGGAGAAAATAAAAGGTTATATAAAAAAGGTAAGGGAGGATGATAAAATTGATTTGGTACTTGAAAAACCGGGATATGGTAAAGTGGATGGCATAGCCCAAGCATTGTTAGAAAGATTGAAAAAAGCCAACGGGTTTATCGACATCACCGATAAAAGTCCTGCCGATGAAATAGCCCGCAGATTGGGAATTAGTAAAAAGAATTTTAAAAAGGCTGTAGGAGCGCTGTATAAGCAAAAGATTATCACCATTGAAGCAGGCGGCATACGGTTGCTGGAGTAA
- a CDS encoding AAA family ATPase codes for MIPIKLTFEGLYSYQHRQTIDFEKLTSNHIFGIFGTVGSGKSSILEAITFALYGKTDRLLLSGDNRNYNMMNLKSNQLFIAFDFTAGKNGEVYRVQASAKRNSKRFDDVKKIDRALYKKINDKFIPISQEELESTIGLSYDNFKRTIIIPQGKFQEFLQLKSSERTQMMKELFGLQKYELSAKVKNLELENNASIQNLSGRLEQLGEVSVQQQKELQLQLKEIENNLQVLLREQIKHDQAVLALEKLKENTAQLSIYQKKADELNKQKESIIKLQKDIGAYEYCIIHFKNTLESITVVQQKTQALQGEINADQLLLQKTQTDLNQLNIKFEQISQEYKTIERIKKEIDDLGKLSEAKRLILKINSDNQRLKKGEAFITELTHKLKSMEVQEKELMTTLSELKKQRPDIETINRAQQWHLHNKNLNTLIDDTQQEIKTGNEQSSKLMQQLRNNLQQAGFSPATDDLKQWLEELSKSTEHYEEQLKNINKQRDSLLVQSGLETYALQLTDGRACPLCGSEHHPKPHNAGDIRQQIKTYKEKAEKTEALLQHNRKLTRLIERYAASNKPIQTQLKTLDAKVTRILNEAKEHQNKIVPQYKEEELLLKAAKTYTEINNAIDADEKKLLQLRERYAREVKNTEKYNQELIKIEREIDKNQSAKEILLRNIPDKLINNLKETSSEQITGKVHELQSIVSKTTMEYEHLRKQLEEHQKVAAVLQSKIDINKKHLQSENKHLDALQLKLEADIANSSYSTKDNILSILSLQLNIEASKQKIQDFHNNHQLIHNEIQKLILALNKQTYHAEKHQKAISLAAEYKKEIDAAHRKHGKTETTLSELNKKLTLKKEITEELAKLKLRAADIDTLRKLFYKSGFVNYISSVYLQNLCVAANQRFYKMTRQSLSLELSQDNSFEVRDYLNGGKLRSVKTLSGGQTFQAALSLALALADNIQNLTQTQRNFFFLDEGFGSLDKDSLQVVFSTLKNLRNENRIVGVISHVEEMQQEIPTFLNIVQNPETGSHIQESWKT; via the coding sequence ATGATACCCATAAAACTTACATTTGAAGGCTTGTACTCCTATCAGCACAGGCAAACCATCGACTTTGAAAAACTCACGTCCAATCACATCTTCGGTATTTTTGGCACAGTAGGTAGTGGAAAATCATCCATTTTAGAGGCCATTACTTTTGCCTTATACGGAAAAACAGACCGATTACTTTTAAGCGGCGACAACCGTAACTACAATATGATGAATTTAAAATCGAACCAACTGTTTATAGCGTTTGATTTTACGGCCGGAAAAAACGGCGAGGTATACCGTGTGCAAGCTTCGGCCAAACGAAACAGCAAGCGATTTGACGATGTAAAAAAAATTGACAGAGCACTTTATAAAAAAATAAACGATAAGTTCATCCCTATAAGCCAGGAAGAGCTGGAAAGCACTATCGGCTTAAGCTACGACAATTTTAAGCGCACCATCATCATCCCTCAGGGAAAGTTTCAAGAATTTTTACAGCTCAAAAGTAGTGAGCGCACCCAAATGATGAAGGAATTATTTGGACTGCAGAAATACGAACTTTCAGCCAAAGTAAAAAATCTGGAATTGGAAAACAATGCCAGCATACAAAACTTATCGGGTCGCCTTGAGCAGCTTGGCGAAGTATCCGTTCAACAACAAAAAGAACTTCAATTGCAACTTAAAGAAATTGAAAATAATCTACAGGTTCTTTTGCGCGAACAAATAAAACACGACCAAGCCGTGCTAGCGCTGGAAAAGCTAAAAGAAAACACCGCACAACTTAGCATCTACCAAAAAAAAGCAGATGAACTAAACAAACAAAAAGAGTCTATCATAAAGCTACAAAAAGACATAGGTGCTTACGAATATTGTATCATCCATTTTAAAAACACACTGGAATCAATTACCGTAGTACAACAAAAAACACAAGCCCTCCAAGGCGAAATAAATGCCGACCAACTATTACTACAAAAAACCCAGACCGATTTAAACCAACTGAACATTAAGTTTGAACAGATAAGCCAGGAATACAAAACCATCGAGCGTATAAAAAAAGAGATCGATGACCTTGGTAAGTTATCTGAGGCAAAAAGGTTGATACTTAAGATAAACAGCGATAACCAACGGCTTAAAAAAGGTGAAGCTTTTATTACAGAACTCACACATAAGCTTAAATCAATGGAAGTGCAAGAGAAGGAATTGATGACCACTTTGTCCGAGCTGAAAAAACAACGCCCTGATATCGAAACCATTAACCGGGCACAACAATGGCACTTGCACAACAAAAACCTAAACACCCTTATCGACGACACCCAACAGGAAATAAAAACGGGAAACGAGCAATCATCCAAATTAATGCAGCAACTGCGTAATAACCTACAACAAGCCGGTTTCTCACCCGCCACGGACGACCTAAAGCAATGGCTGGAAGAGCTAAGTAAAAGTACAGAACATTACGAAGAACAGCTTAAAAATATCAATAAGCAACGTGATAGTCTACTGGTGCAATCGGGTCTGGAAACCTATGCCCTGCAACTTACCGATGGCCGTGCCTGCCCCTTGTGCGGATCGGAGCATCATCCTAAACCACATAATGCCGGAGACATCAGGCAGCAAATTAAAACCTACAAAGAAAAAGCAGAAAAAACAGAAGCGCTTTTACAGCACAACCGCAAGCTCACCCGGCTTATTGAGCGGTATGCGGCCAGCAATAAACCGATACAAACACAACTAAAGACGCTGGATGCCAAAGTTACGCGTATCTTAAACGAAGCAAAAGAGCATCAAAATAAAATAGTGCCGCAATACAAAGAAGAGGAACTGCTGTTAAAGGCCGCAAAAACGTATACCGAAATAAATAACGCTATTGATGCCGACGAAAAAAAATTATTGCAATTACGCGAACGGTATGCCCGGGAAGTTAAAAACACAGAAAAATACAATCAGGAGCTAATTAAGATTGAGCGTGAAATAGACAAAAATCAAAGCGCCAAAGAGATTCTTTTACGCAACATTCCGGATAAACTTATTAACAACCTGAAAGAAACCAGCAGCGAACAAATCACGGGTAAAGTACATGAATTGCAAAGCATCGTATCCAAAACCACTATGGAATATGAGCATCTTCGCAAACAGCTTGAAGAACATCAAAAGGTAGCGGCCGTATTACAAAGCAAAATAGACATTAATAAAAAACATTTACAATCGGAAAACAAACATCTTGACGCTTTGCAATTAAAGCTTGAGGCTGATATTGCCAACTCATCGTACAGTACCAAAGACAACATTTTATCCATCCTTTCGCTACAATTAAACATTGAAGCTTCTAAGCAAAAAATACAGGATTTCCACAATAACCATCAACTCATCCACAACGAAATTCAAAAATTAATACTGGCGCTTAACAAGCAAACTTACCATGCCGAAAAACACCAAAAAGCAATTAGCCTGGCTGCCGAATATAAAAAAGAAATAGATGCGGCGCACCGTAAACATGGTAAGACAGAAACAACCCTAAGCGAGCTAAATAAAAAACTCACCTTAAAAAAAGAAATAACAGAAGAGCTGGCTAAGCTTAAGCTGCGTGCTGCCGATATAGACACCCTGCGTAAATTATTTTATAAAAGTGGTTTTGTAAACTATATCTCATCGGTATATCTACAAAATTTATGTGTTGCGGCTAACCAGCGCTTTTATAAAATGACCCGGCAAAGCCTTAGTCTGGAATTAAGCCAGGACAACAGCTTTGAAGTGAGAGATTACCTGAATGGTGGCAAGCTACGAAGTGTAAAAACGCTCTCAGGCGGACAAACCTTTCAGGCTGCCCTTTCGCTAGCCCTGGCCTTGGCCGACAATATTCAAAACCTCACGCAGACCCAACGGAACTTCTTTTTTCTGGACGAAGGTTTTGGATCGCTTGATAAGGACTCTTTACAAGTGGTGTTTAGCACCCTGAAAAACCTGCGGAACGAAAACCGCATTGTTGGCGTTATATCGCATGTAGAAGAAATGCAGCAAGAAATACCCACCTTTCTGAATATTGTTCAAAACCCGGAAACAGGCAGCCACATTCAAGAGAGCTGGAAAACATAG
- a CDS encoding polysaccharide biosynthesis tyrosine autokinase gives MQKTPNSSTPDAASIINLDYKKLIRDLLRYWWLFAITIPLALGGVYLRHRWVTEIYSASMRILMEERGNEMPQTDMMAGFGLTPGMRNLDNQLAVLTSWDMVGKAIDALDFNVGYFVQGNFKTTEIYPASDYKVEFDTLHPQLLNTPFYIKQIDKQHFELSYAAEGQGAYNYTTGAYVGGPGAMLPVARYQLGEWITSKWFRFRLVGNGLSLSNENQYYFIFNHPNSLISRYSSLIRTSKTDESSIIRVSITGANKAKNIRFLNTLANVFIDSNLEKKNQIATNTIRFIESQLLNIRDSLSDTGAELSNFRTSNRIQSISTKAEYLFNQLQEAERKMAELHIMENYYDYLIQYFGNDDIDNDIIAPAIYKVDNQLLTAQIQRVIELNTERLAVQIPLGEARNPYSEQKEMEMELAKKTLIKSIESQKMALGKEMDRIDAEKAGYEANLYSLPETERKLLGIERKFDLNNEVYTFLLRKRSEAQIQKASNTPDHQVLEAARSGGMVTPNIQNDFQKAALAGILIPLLLLIVRQLLNNKITSVDDVSRITDLPIVGQVLHSNKPEVNVVSNHPKTVVTEAFRRVRARLDFLVGDIESPIITVTSSMPGEGKTFCSLNLASVFALAGKKTVIIGFDMRKPGLNKVLGLNDKDGVSNFLIGQSALKDILIPDPSGLSNLYIIPSGVIPPNPSELIGSDKTKELFSLLKKEFDMILLDSPPMGVVADPYLLARQSDALIFLVRHNHTIRQMFAHTVSNLKAEGIETNVGIILNDLNMKRGVYGAGYGYGYGYGYGYGYGHGYYEE, from the coding sequence ATGCAAAAAACGCCAAACAGTTCTACCCCTGATGCTGCCTCAATAATCAATCTGGATTATAAAAAGTTAATAAGAGACCTGCTCCGGTATTGGTGGTTGTTTGCTATTACCATTCCACTGGCGTTGGGTGGGGTGTATCTGCGCCACCGATGGGTAACGGAAATTTACAGCGCGTCAATGCGTATCTTAATGGAAGAGAGAGGAAATGAAATGCCGCAGACAGATATGATGGCGGGTTTTGGCCTTACACCGGGTATGAGAAATCTGGATAACCAATTGGCCGTTTTAACATCCTGGGATATGGTGGGCAAGGCTATTGATGCGCTGGATTTTAATGTAGGTTATTTTGTACAGGGCAATTTTAAAACAACCGAAATATATCCGGCAAGTGACTACAAGGTGGAATTTGATACTTTACATCCACAATTATTAAATACACCGTTTTATATAAAGCAAATAGATAAGCAACATTTTGAGTTGAGTTATGCTGCGGAAGGACAAGGTGCATACAATTATACAACCGGAGCTTATGTAGGTGGTCCGGGTGCTATGCTGCCGGTAGCACGATACCAATTGGGCGAATGGATAACCAGCAAATGGTTTCGCTTTAGGTTGGTGGGTAATGGTCTGTCTCTATCTAACGAAAATCAATATTACTTTATTTTTAACCATCCCAACTCGTTAATAAGTAGATATTCAAGTTTGATAAGAACATCCAAAACGGATGAATCTTCTATCATACGTGTTTCAATAACCGGTGCTAACAAGGCGAAAAATATCCGTTTTTTAAATACCCTGGCTAATGTGTTTATTGATTCCAACCTCGAAAAAAAGAATCAGATAGCCACCAATACTATTCGCTTTATTGAGTCGCAATTGCTAAATATCCGTGATTCACTAAGTGATACAGGTGCCGAGCTAAGTAACTTCAGAACCAGTAACCGAATACAGAGTATATCTACAAAAGCCGAATATTTGTTCAATCAATTGCAGGAGGCGGAACGAAAAATGGCCGAACTGCACATTATGGAGAATTATTATGATTATCTGATTCAATATTTTGGCAATGACGATATCGATAATGATATTATTGCCCCTGCTATTTATAAAGTGGATAATCAATTGTTAACGGCTCAAATTCAACGTGTAATAGAGTTGAATACCGAACGACTGGCGGTGCAAATCCCTTTGGGAGAAGCCAGGAATCCATATTCCGAACAAAAAGAGATGGAGATGGAGCTAGCCAAAAAAACATTGATAAAATCTATCGAGAGTCAAAAAATGGCATTGGGTAAAGAGATGGACAGGATTGATGCCGAAAAAGCCGGATATGAAGCCAACCTGTATAGCTTGCCCGAAACGGAGCGTAAGCTGCTGGGAATAGAACGCAAATTTGATTTAAACAATGAGGTATATACCTTTTTGCTCCGAAAAAGATCCGAGGCACAAATTCAAAAGGCTTCTAACACGCCCGATCATCAGGTTTTAGAAGCTGCCCGAAGCGGGGGTATGGTTACTCCCAATATACAAAACGACTTTCAGAAAGCTGCTCTGGCAGGTATATTGATACCTTTATTGTTGCTTATAGTAAGGCAATTACTCAACAATAAAATAACCAGTGTGGATGATGTGTCGCGCATAACTGACCTGCCTATTGTGGGTCAAGTGCTACATAGCAATAAGCCCGAAGTAAACGTGGTAAGTAATCATCCTAAAACCGTGGTAACAGAGGCTTTTAGGCGAGTTCGTGCCCGATTGGATTTTTTAGTGGGCGACATAGAATCACCTATTATTACAGTAACCTCCTCCATGCCCGGCGAAGGTAAAACGTTTTGTTCGCTTAATCTGGCATCAGTTTTTGCGTTGGCAGGAAAAAAAACCGTTATCATTGGCTTTGATATGCGTAAACCCGGTTTAAATAAAGTGTTGGGACTCAACGATAAGGATGGCGTTTCAAACTTTTTGATAGGTCAGTCTGCCTTAAAAGATATCCTGATACCTGACCCCTCGGGCTTAAGTAATTTATATATCATACCATCCGGGGTAATACCACCAAACCCTTCCGAACTCATTGGCTCCGATAAAACTAAGGAGTTGTTTAGTTTATTGAAGAAGGAATTTGATATGATACTTCTGGACTCTCCACCGATGGGTGTTGTGGCCGATCCTTATCTGCTGGCCCGACAATCTGACGCCTTGATATTCCTGGTGCGCCACAACCACACGATAAGGCAAATGTTTGCACATACTGTTTCCAATCTAAAGGCCGAAGGAATAGAAACCAACGTAGGTATTATTTTAAACGACCTGAACATGAAACGCGGTGTTTATGGAGCGGGTTATGGATATGGATACGGTTATGGGTATGGCTATGGTTACGGCCACGGATACTACGAGGAATAA
- a CDS encoding metallophosphoesterase family protein, with the protein MKILHSADWHVGKKLENFSRIKEQTLVLGEICSIADSESVDAVVISGDLFDTYNPASEAIELFYRTVKQLTREGTRPVVAISGNHDSPDRIETADPLARECGIIFLGYPNSKTMPFKLESGLELSKTDEGFVEFNVPTANYPLRIITTPYANEFRLKQALNVQDKEADLRDILQNRWAQIANKYCDNKGVNILATHLFVVKRGQQAQEESDDERPILHVGGAQVVYADNFPPQVQYVALGHLHRKQIIASDIQPVVYSGSPLSYSFAETNQQKYVMIVEVKPGKKAEVLAVELKQGKGLLRLRADGMKEAEELLLSNQDKLIELTLKTDAYISAADRQHLNALHSGIVTLIPQLKTAASNQSNSKNIDIGKDFTSLFTDYFKHVNGLEPNPSILSLLNEVIADQKQNA; encoded by the coding sequence ATGAAAATATTACATAGTGCCGATTGGCACGTTGGTAAAAAGCTCGAAAATTTTTCACGCATCAAGGAACAAACATTGGTATTGGGCGAGATATGCTCCATTGCCGATTCCGAAAGCGTAGATGCCGTGGTTATTTCAGGTGATCTATTTGATACATACAACCCAGCATCGGAAGCCATTGAGCTTTTTTACAGAACGGTAAAGCAACTCACGCGCGAAGGAACCAGGCCGGTAGTGGCTATTTCGGGGAACCACGATTCTCCCGATAGAATTGAGACGGCCGACCCACTGGCACGCGAATGCGGCATTATTTTTTTGGGTTACCCCAACAGTAAAACAATGCCCTTTAAACTCGAATCGGGTTTGGAACTCTCTAAAACAGACGAAGGCTTTGTGGAATTCAATGTCCCCACGGCCAATTATCCCTTAAGGATAATCACTACCCCCTATGCCAACGAGTTTCGTTTAAAACAAGCATTAAATGTTCAGGACAAAGAAGCCGACCTGCGGGATATACTACAAAACCGGTGGGCCCAAATTGCTAACAAATACTGTGACAACAAAGGAGTGAATATTTTGGCCACTCATCTTTTTGTTGTTAAACGTGGCCAACAAGCGCAGGAGGAATCCGATGACGAAAGACCCATCCTGCATGTTGGTGGTGCCCAGGTAGTTTATGCTGATAACTTTCCTCCGCAGGTGCAATATGTTGCACTGGGCCACCTGCATCGAAAGCAAATCATAGCATCGGATATACAACCCGTAGTTTACTCAGGCAGTCCTTTATCCTACTCATTTGCCGAAACGAATCAACAAAAATATGTAATGATAGTGGAGGTAAAGCCCGGCAAAAAAGCAGAGGTATTGGCTGTAGAACTTAAACAAGGCAAAGGGTTGTTGAGATTACGGGCAGACGGGATGAAAGAGGCCGAAGAGTTACTCTTAAGCAATCAGGACAAGCTGATAGAGCTGACCCTAAAAACCGATGCGTATATTTCTGCTGCGGACAGGCAGCATCTTAACGCGTTACATAGCGGCATTGTTACCCTGATTCCGCAACTTAAAACAGCAGCATCAAATCAAAGCAACAGCAAAAACATAGATATAGGCAAAGATTTTACAAGCTTGTTTACCGATTACTTTAAACATGTGAACGGACTGGAGCCTAACCCAAGCATCCTCAGTTTATTAAATGAAGTAATAGCCGATCAAAAACAAAACGCATGA
- a CDS encoding PAS domain S-box protein: protein METQTTGGSESSKKPLPREPAIDDFSIEDIPHQIWYLTSPRKYGAANKAHADFLGYEVSTVYNADLYDLLPQNEADAYYQSNHKVFESKKTSRTYGWFTSKNSERRYLSITKAPKLNSKGHVAYVVCTAIDITAQKQIEESLLNTEQKYRIIVDNTNDIIVVLDSKGMLKFVNDRQQKMLGYNNDEILGTSFTQFVPSRLLPIMLEKLQTVLKTACIQKFESKLRHRDGREIDVEIVGKAVSFQGESTIYCTIRNISERIHAQKQIQYQLELRKTIMELASTFINIPLNKTTWAINYSLKKLAIFVGADRSYIFDYNHKKQIAINTGEYCKNNIKPLIKQSQAVPFSHFPDWVEKHSKGEDVEILNVSDYPIERTRKMLLKHEVKNVLSSPLMHGDHCTGFIGFDFVKQHHAFTDDEKQMIKIYAQMLVNVQIRSKAEENNAKLLMAIEQNPTSIIITNIEGVIQYANPYASVSTGYTKEELIGKKCNLFKSGFHNNHFYKIFWDTILSGKTWVGEFLNKKKNGDLIWEKTITSPIINPKGNITNFVSVKLDITERKKMIGELELAKEKAEESDRLKSAFLANMSHEIRNPLNGIIGFSTFLAEDSSATPDEIKRYANIISNSGNHLLSIINDIIYIAKFDSGYIKPTLEPTNVKELLHELIEIYKEQISEKKRPITILLEVPNEPLCLITDPTRLRQILENLLSNALKFTSEGSITLGCSVSDDYLHFFVRDTGIGIEKDKQGNIFDRFIQASSNTEKIYGGTGLGLSITKACVEMLGGQIWLHSEINKGSTFYFTINYTPCDC from the coding sequence ATGGAAACCCAAACTACCGGAGGCTCCGAATCATCTAAAAAACCCCTTCCCCGGGAGCCTGCAATCGATGATTTTTCTATCGAAGATATCCCTCATCAAATATGGTATCTAACAAGCCCCCGGAAATATGGTGCAGCCAATAAAGCCCATGCCGACTTTTTAGGTTACGAGGTATCTACTGTATACAACGCCGACCTATACGATTTACTACCCCAAAACGAAGCCGACGCGTATTACCAATCCAACCATAAAGTATTCGAAAGCAAAAAAACATCCCGAACATACGGTTGGTTCACCAGTAAAAATTCAGAACGAAGATACCTGTCCATCACCAAAGCGCCCAAACTAAACAGCAAAGGCCATGTTGCCTATGTGGTTTGTACCGCCATTGATATTACCGCACAAAAGCAAATTGAAGAAAGTTTGCTCAATACCGAGCAAAAATATCGTATTATAGTAGATAACACCAACGATATCATTGTAGTGCTCGATAGCAAAGGCATGCTCAAGTTTGTAAACGACCGTCAGCAAAAAATGCTGGGTTACAACAACGATGAAATACTGGGCACCTCCTTTACCCAATTTGTACCCTCACGCCTGTTACCTATAATGCTTGAAAAATTGCAAACAGTTTTAAAAACCGCTTGCATACAAAAATTTGAAAGCAAACTACGACACCGAGATGGTAGAGAAATAGATGTTGAAATAGTGGGAAAAGCGGTTAGTTTTCAAGGGGAAAGCACCATTTATTGCACTATACGTAACATAAGCGAACGCATACACGCCCAAAAGCAAATACAATATCAATTGGAACTGCGAAAAACCATCATGGAGTTGGCTTCAACCTTTATAAATATTCCACTAAACAAAACTACCTGGGCAATCAACTATTCACTTAAAAAACTAGCCATTTTTGTAGGTGCCGACAGAAGCTATATATTTGATTATAACCACAAAAAACAGATAGCTATTAATACCGGTGAGTACTGCAAAAACAACATAAAACCCCTAATAAAGCAATCGCAAGCCGTACCTTTTTCGCATTTTCCCGATTGGGTGGAAAAGCACAGCAAGGGAGAGGACGTGGAAATACTTAACGTTTCGGATTACCCTATTGAGCGTACACGCAAGATGTTGCTAAAACATGAAGTAAAAAACGTACTATCCTCACCTTTGATGCACGGTGACCATTGTACAGGATTTATCGGTTTTGATTTTGTGAAGCAACATCATGCTTTTACGGATGATGAAAAACAGATGATAAAAATTTATGCTCAAATGCTCGTGAACGTACAAATAAGATCCAAAGCCGAAGAAAACAATGCCAAATTACTAATGGCCATAGAACAAAACCCAACAAGCATAATCATCACCAACATAGAGGGTGTTATACAATACGCTAACCCATATGCTAGTGTATCTACAGGCTATACCAAAGAGGAACTCATTGGTAAAAAATGTAACTTATTTAAATCTGGATTTCATAATAATCATTTTTATAAAATATTTTGGGACACCATATTAAGTGGAAAAACATGGGTGGGAGAATTTTTAAATAAAAAAAAGAATGGCGATCTGATATGGGAAAAAACAATTACATCTCCTATTATTAACCCAAAAGGTAACATAACGAACTTTGTTTCTGTTAAATTAGACATAACCGAACGCAAAAAAATGATTGGAGAACTGGAGCTGGCCAAAGAAAAGGCCGAAGAAAGCGACCGGTTAAAATCGGCCTTTTTGGCCAATATGAGCCACGAAATACGAAACCCATTAAATGGTATTATTGGTTTTTCGACGTTTTTGGCAGAAGACTCCAGTGCGACACCTGACGAAATTAAACGTTACGCCAATATTATCAGCAATAGCGGCAACCACCTTTTAAGCATTATAAACGATATTATTTACATCGCCAAGTTCGATTCGGGTTATATTAAACCCACGCTGGAACCTACCAATGTAAAAGAATTGCTACACGAACTCATTGAAATTTATAAAGAGCAAATAAGCGAGAAGAAAAGACCCATTACCATTTTGTTGGAAGTACCCAATGAGCCACTATGCTTGATAACCGACCCAACCCGTTTACGACAAATTCTTGAAAACTTACTCAGCAACGCCCTAAAATTCACTTCTGAAGGCAGCATCACGCTAGGATGTTCAGTGAGTGACGACTACCTTCATTTTTTCGTACGGGATACAGGTATTGGCATTGAAAAAGACAAACAGGGAAATATTTTTGATAGATTTATACAGGCCAGTAGCAATACAGAGAAAATTTATGGCGGAACAGGCCTGGGCTTATCCATAACCAAAGCTTGCGTAGAAATGTTAGGTGGCCAAATTTGGTTGCACTCGGAAATCAATAAAGGATCTACCTTTTATTTTACCATAAATTACACCCCCTGCGATTGCTAA
- a CDS encoding polysaccharide biosynthesis/export family protein: MMNVKRNNAWLLLLLLLGSVSCIPQKELLYLQNKESVVDYPDADVITGKYILQPNDYLFIQVSTFDPKISEFFNSTRAGNTSQSTQSNMFMYMIDDHMDIDFPYAGKINLQGCNLPCAKQKIKEALKPFLKDANLIVRMGSNAYTILGEVKNPGQHKMSKDQITIFEALGTAGDLTPFGKRKDVKIVRPQPDGGYQTIIVDITDNEIVGSDKYYIYPNDFIYVRPIRAKQLGIGESFSLGVFSSLLALTLTIVTLTR; the protein is encoded by the coding sequence ATGATGAATGTAAAAAGAAATAATGCATGGTTGCTCCTGTTGCTGTTATTGGGTAGTGTTTCATGTATTCCACAAAAGGAATTATTGTATCTGCAAAACAAAGAATCGGTGGTGGATTATCCGGACGCCGATGTAATTACCGGCAAGTATATTTTGCAGCCCAACGATTATCTTTTTATTCAAGTATCTACCTTCGACCCTAAAATATCCGAGTTTTTTAATTCAACACGTGCGGGCAATACCTCGCAAAGTACACAAAGTAACATGTTTATGTATATGATTGACGACCATATGGATATAGATTTTCCATATGCCGGAAAAATCAACCTACAAGGATGCAACCTGCCATGTGCCAAGCAAAAGATTAAGGAGGCCTTAAAGCCCTTTTTAAAAGATGCTAATTTAATTGTTCGCATGGGTAGTAACGCATACACCATTTTAGGAGAGGTGAAAAATCCCGGACAGCACAAGATGAGCAAAGATCAGATAACGATATTTGAAGCTTTGGGCACGGCAGGCGATTTAACCCCGTTCGGAAAAAGAAAAGATGTTAAAATTGTACGTCCACAACCCGATGGTGGCTACCAAACCATTATAGTGGATATTACCGATAACGAAATAGTGGGATCAGATAAATATTATATTTACCCCAACGATTTTATCTATGTTAGGCCTATACGTGCCAAGCAATTGGGAATTGGAGAATCATTTAGCCTGGGTGTTTTTTCATCGCTATTGGCTTTAACCCTTACTATTGTTACTTTAACCCGATAG